Proteins co-encoded in one Populus trichocarpa isolate Nisqually-1 chromosome 10, P.trichocarpa_v4.1, whole genome shotgun sequence genomic window:
- the LOC7460774 gene encoding ATP-citrate synthase alpha chain protein 1 — MARKKIREYDSKRLLREHFKRFSGRDLPIKSAQVTESTDFNELAEKEPWLASAKLVVKPDMLFGKRGKSGLVALDLDLDQVAEFIQGRLGKEVEMGGCKGPITTFIIEPFIPHNQEFYLNIVSERLGCSISFSECGGIEIEENWDKVKTIFVPTRATFTSGDCALLVATLPSAIKGEIEEFIQVVFALFQDLDFTFLEMNPFTFVDGKPYPLDMRGELDDTAAFKNFKKWGSIEFPMPFGRVMSPSESFVHGLDEKTSASLKFTVLNPKGRIWTMVAGGGASVIYADTVGDLGYATELGNYAEYSGAPNKEEVLRYARVVIDCATADPDGHKRALVIGGGIANFTDVAATFNGIIRTLKEKESKLKAARMSIYVRRGGPNYQTGLAKMRALGEEIGIPIEVYGPEATMTGICKQAIECITAAA; from the exons atggcacGCAAGAAGATCAGAGAGTACGACTCCAAGAGATTGTTGAGGGAGCATTTCAAGAGGTTTTCTGGTCGTGATTTGCCCATCAAATCTGCTCAA GTAACGGAATCGACTGATTTCAATGAGCTAGCAGAGAAGGAACCCTGGTTGGCATCGGCAAAACTGGTTGTCAAACCTGACATGCTGTTTGGGAAACGTGGGAAGAGTGGCCTTGTTGCTTTGGATCTGGATCTGGATCAAGTTGCTGAGTTTATCCAAGGGCGTCTTGGCAAAGAGGTTGAAATGGGTGGATGCAAAGGACCTATAACAACATTCATCATTGAGCCCTTTATCCCCCACAACCAAGAGTTCTATCTAAACATTGTCTCGGAGAGACTTGGGTGCAGCATCAGCTTTTCGGAATGCGGAGggattgaaattgaagagaacTGGGATAAG GTCAAGACTATATTTGTTCCAACAAGAGCAACGTTTACGTCGGGAGATTGTGCTCTACTTGTTGCCACCCTTCCTTCAGCG ATAAAAGGAGAAATTGAGGAGTTCATTCAAGTAGTTTTTGCTCTTTTTCAAG ATCTTGACTTCACTTTCCTGGAGATGAACCCTTTCACTTTTGTTGATGGAAAGCCGTATCCGTTGGATATGAGAGGCGAGCTGGACGACACTGCAGCttttaaaaacttcaaaaa ATGGGGTAGCATTGAATTTCCAATGCCATTTGGAAGAGTTATGAGCCCTTCAGAAAGCTTTGTTCATGGCCTAGATGAAAAG aCAAGTGCTTCTTTGAAATTCACGGTATTGAATCCAAAGGGGCGAATTTGGACTATGGTGGCTGGAGGAGGTGCAAGTGTCATCTATGCTGATACG GTAGGAGATCTTGGCTATGCTACCGAGCTTGGGAACTATGCAGAGTATAGTGGAGCTCCCAATAAAGAGGAGGTCTTGCGGTATGCCAGAGTTGTAATTGAT TGTGCGACTGCTGATCCTGATGGCCATAAGAGAGCCCTTGTAATTGGTGGAGGAATTGCAAACTTTACTGATGTTGCTGCTACATTTAATGGCATAATTCGAACCCTGAAGGAGAAG GAATCGAAGCTGAAAGCAGCAAGGATGAGCATATATGTGAGGAGAGGAGGTCCTAATTACCAGACGGGCCTTGCAAAAATGAGGGCACTTGGAGAGGAGATTGGAATCCCAATTGAG GTTTACGGGCCGGAGGCAACCATGACTGGCATATGCAAACAGGCAATCGAGTGCATCACCGCAGCTGCATAA